A single window of Nicotiana sylvestris chromosome 3, ASM39365v2, whole genome shotgun sequence DNA harbors:
- the LOC104242300 gene encoding PLAT domain-containing protein 3-like — MMTNRHFLFAVVFTFFLSAVAADSSEECVYTLYVKTGSIIKGGTDSKISVTLGDAKGKSVYIPDLEKWGLMGPNYDYYERGNVDIFTGRGQCLSPPICRLNVTSDGSGDHHGWFLDFVETTFTGPHKTCSQSIFYVEQWLASDAPPYELSVSLDGCKKKTGLRQHARRFVV, encoded by the exons atgatGACGAATCGCCACTTCCTCTTTGCTGTTGTTTTCACTTTCTTTCTTTCAGCTGTTGCTGCAGATTCTTCT GAAGAGTGTGTATACACATTGTATGTTAAAACTGGATCAATCATAAAGGGTGGAACAGACTCCAAAATCAGCGTTACACTTGGCGATGCTAAAGGAAAATCAGTATATATTCCAGATCTAGAAAAGTGGGGTTTAATGGGCCCAAATTATGATTACTACGAAAGGGGTAATGTGGACATCTTCACTGGTAGAGGCCAATGTTTGAGCCCACCAATTTGCAGGCTTAATGTTACTTCTGATGGATCAGGTGACCACCACGGTTGGTTTCTTGATTTTGTTGAGACTACTTTTACTGGGCCACACAAAACTTGTAGCCAATCCATATTCTATGTCGAACAATGGTTGGCTTCTGATGCTCCTCCCTATGAGTTATCAGTTTCTCTTGATGGTTGTAAAAAGAAGACTGGGCTTCGACAACATGCTCGGCGTTTTGTTGTGTGA